In the genome of Pseudomonas protegens, one region contains:
- a CDS encoding Gfo/Idh/MocA family protein, with protein MNPPLRIALIGVGNMGQQHYQHLKTLAEARLCAVADPGPQAQAIAGQWQVPHFRDHRTLLQEVRPDAVIVANPNNLHVSTALDCLAAGVPVLLEKPVGVNLDEVRELVAASRTTGVPVLVGHHRRHNPLIARAHELVRGGALGRLTTVTALWQLQKPESYFDIPWRREAGAGMLLTNLIHDLDLLRHLCGEVRQVQAITSNRVRGYANEDCAAVLMQFDNGALGSLTGSDAVAAPWSWELDAGENPVYPRQADQPCYLLAGTEGALSIPQLKRWHYAEAGAGWHHPLLMQQEAFDPGEALCLQLQHFVQVARGEVAPLVSAADAARTLALVEAIRQAAATGRACTPTPIE; from the coding sequence TTGAACCCGCCACTGCGCATTGCCCTGATCGGCGTCGGCAATATGGGGCAGCAGCATTACCAGCACCTCAAGACCCTGGCCGAGGCCAGGCTGTGCGCCGTGGCCGATCCGGGGCCCCAGGCGCAAGCCATCGCCGGGCAATGGCAGGTGCCGCATTTTCGCGATCACCGGACGTTGCTCCAGGAGGTGCGACCGGATGCGGTAATCGTCGCCAATCCCAACAACCTCCATGTCAGCACCGCCCTGGATTGTCTGGCGGCAGGCGTGCCGGTGCTGCTGGAAAAACCGGTGGGCGTGAACCTGGATGAAGTGCGCGAGCTGGTGGCGGCATCGCGCACCACGGGCGTGCCGGTGCTGGTGGGCCATCATCGGCGCCACAACCCGCTGATCGCCCGGGCCCATGAACTGGTGCGCGGTGGCGCCCTGGGCCGGCTGACCACGGTCACCGCGCTCTGGCAGTTGCAAAAACCCGAGAGCTACTTCGACATCCCCTGGCGCCGCGAGGCCGGGGCCGGGATGTTGCTGACCAACCTGATCCACGACCTCGACCTGCTGCGCCACCTGTGCGGCGAAGTGCGACAAGTGCAGGCCATCACCAGCAACCGCGTGCGCGGCTACGCCAACGAGGACTGCGCCGCGGTGCTGATGCAGTTCGACAACGGCGCCCTGGGCAGCCTGACCGGTTCCGATGCGGTGGCCGCGCCCTGGAGCTGGGAGCTGGATGCCGGGGAGAACCCGGTGTATCCGCGTCAGGCCGATCAGCCGTGCTACCTGCTGGCCGGCACCGAGGGCGCGCTGAGCATTCCCCAGCTCAAGCGTTGGCATTACGCCGAGGCCGGGGCCGGTTGGCATCACCCCCTGCTGATGCAGCAGGAAGCCTTCGATCCGGGCGAGGCCCTGTGCTTGCAATTGCAGCACTTCGTCCAAGTCGCCCGCGGCGAAGTCGCGCCGCTGGTCAGCGCCGCCGATGCCGCGCGTACCCTGGCGCTGGTTGAAGCGATTCGCCAGGCCGCCGCCACGGGCCGCGCCTGCACCCCCACCCCTATTGAGTGA
- a CDS encoding methyl-accepting chemotaxis protein, whose translation MQASLRETLQLISSTSTQLAAAAQQMSQSTHQDSSRLQQQHNEIEQAATAVNEMTAAVEEVARNAVSTSDTTRQSTTQATQGQARVIETLDSIQAMSSDVGTALQQVQTLAEQSREIGKVLDVIRAIAEQTNLLALNAAIEAARAGEAGRGFAVVADEVRALAHRTQQSTQEIEQMIGRVQGDTDSVVQSMHGNSQRVAQTLSIAEQAGLALEQITRAMEQIHERNLVIASASEEQAQVAREVDRNLLNIRDLSLESADAATRTNATSQELSHLAAGLQNLVVRFRF comes from the coding sequence ATGCAGGCCAGCCTACGGGAAACCCTGCAACTGATCAGCAGCACCTCGACCCAACTGGCCGCCGCCGCGCAACAGATGAGCCAGAGCACCCACCAGGACTCCAGCCGCCTGCAGCAGCAACACAACGAAATCGAGCAAGCCGCCACAGCCGTCAACGAGATGACCGCGGCCGTCGAGGAAGTGGCGCGCAACGCGGTGTCCACCTCCGACACCACTCGCCAGTCCACCACCCAGGCGACCCAGGGGCAGGCCCGGGTGATCGAGACCCTGGATTCGATCCAGGCCATGAGCAGCGATGTCGGCACCGCTCTGCAGCAAGTGCAGACCCTGGCCGAGCAGTCACGGGAAATCGGCAAGGTGCTGGACGTGATCCGCGCCATTGCCGAACAGACCAACCTGCTGGCCCTGAACGCCGCCATCGAGGCCGCGCGGGCAGGGGAAGCCGGCCGTGGTTTTGCCGTGGTGGCAGACGAAGTGCGGGCCCTGGCCCATCGCACCCAGCAGTCGACCCAGGAAATCGAACAGATGATCGGCCGGGTCCAGGGCGACACCGACAGCGTGGTGCAGTCCATGCACGGCAACAGCCAGCGGGTGGCCCAGACCCTGTCCATCGCCGAACAGGCCGGGCTGGCCCTGGAGCAAATCACCCGGGCCATGGAGCAGATCCACGAGCGCAACCTGGTGATCGCCAGTGCCTCGGAAGAACAGGCCCAGGTGGCCCGTGAAGTGGACCGCAACCTGCTGAACATCCGCGACCTGTCCCTGGAAAGCGCCGACGCCGCCACGCGCACCAACGCCACCAGCCAGGAGCTGTCGCACCTGGCGGCCGGCCTGCAGAACCTGGTGGTGCGCTTCCGCTTCTGA
- a CDS encoding sugar phosphate isomerase/epimerase family protein, with product MSERIFSLASLTVLELSPPEMVEVAARAGYSHVGLRLEPATPEEHHFPLVADAGLRRQTLARLRDSGVRVLDVEILRLKPQTRVGDFEALLAVGAEFAASELLVAGNDPDEARLTDNFAALCDLARQYGLHPHLEFMPWTDARNLEQALRVVENAGRDNGCVLVDAFHFDRSGSRLADLAKVDPARLRYAQLCDVAGPRPDDMQEILRQARNERRFPGQGDCDLAGLLRCLPQHLPLSLEIPTVQLLEQGVSALQRAQMALDATRALLART from the coding sequence ATGAGTGAGCGGATTTTTTCCCTGGCCAGCCTGACCGTGCTGGAGCTGTCGCCGCCGGAGATGGTGGAGGTGGCGGCCCGTGCCGGCTACAGCCATGTCGGCCTACGCCTGGAACCGGCGACCCCGGAGGAGCATCACTTCCCGCTGGTGGCGGATGCCGGCTTGCGCCGCCAGACCCTGGCGCGCCTGCGCGATAGCGGCGTGCGGGTGCTGGATGTGGAGATCCTGCGGCTCAAGCCGCAGACCCGGGTTGGCGACTTCGAGGCGCTGCTGGCGGTGGGCGCCGAGTTTGCCGCCAGCGAGTTGCTGGTGGCGGGCAATGACCCGGATGAGGCGCGCCTGACCGACAACTTTGCCGCCTTGTGCGATCTGGCGCGGCAGTATGGCTTGCATCCCCATCTGGAGTTCATGCCCTGGACCGACGCGCGCAACCTGGAGCAGGCGCTGCGAGTGGTGGAAAACGCCGGTCGTGACAATGGCTGCGTGCTGGTGGACGCCTTCCATTTCGACCGTTCGGGTTCGCGTCTGGCGGACTTGGCCAAGGTTGATCCGGCGCGCCTGCGTTATGCACAGTTGTGCGACGTTGCCGGGCCACGTCCGGACGATATGCAGGAGATCCTGCGTCAGGCCCGTAACGAGCGGCGCTTTCCGGGGCAGGGCGACTGCGATCTGGCGGGGTTGCTCCGGTGTCTGCCGCAGCACCTGCCCCTGAGCCTGGAGATTCCCACGGTGCAGCTGCTGGAGCAGGGCGTGAGTGCCTTGCAGCGGGCGCAGATGGCGCTGGATGCAACGCGCGCGCTGCTGGCCAGGACCTGA
- a CDS encoding DMT family transporter → MTRSTPLSGINQPFKGILLIVLATFLFASHDALSKYLSGFFPVIMVVWARYLIHTLLMAGIFLPQSGLRVLRSKRPLLQLLRALCLLSTSLLFTSALLFIPLAEATAVNFLAPVLVTALSVPLLGEQVTRGQWLAVICGFVGVLIIVHPGGELFTPAVLLPFCSALFFCFYQLLTRKLAEHDSPTTSNFFAGLCNTLVMTALVPFFWQTPGFFHGVLMLALGACGMSAHLFLTQAFRHAAPALLAPFGYCQIVFAGLLGWLLFGHTPTLITQVGIAVICLSGLAAAWQQRRR, encoded by the coding sequence ATGACCCGCAGCACGCCCCTTTCCGGGATCAATCAGCCTTTCAAGGGCATTCTGCTGATCGTCCTGGCGACCTTCCTGTTCGCCAGCCACGACGCCCTGTCCAAATACCTCTCGGGGTTCTTCCCGGTGATCATGGTGGTCTGGGCCCGCTACCTGATCCATACCTTGCTGATGGCAGGGATCTTCCTGCCGCAATCCGGCCTGCGGGTGCTGCGCAGCAAGCGGCCGCTGCTGCAACTGCTGCGGGCCTTATGCCTGTTGAGCACCAGTTTGCTGTTCACTTCGGCGCTGTTGTTCATTCCCCTGGCCGAGGCCACGGCGGTCAACTTTCTCGCGCCGGTGCTGGTTACCGCGTTGTCGGTGCCCTTGCTTGGCGAGCAGGTGACCCGCGGCCAATGGCTGGCGGTGATCTGCGGCTTTGTCGGGGTGCTGATCATTGTCCATCCGGGCGGCGAGCTGTTCACGCCGGCGGTGTTGCTGCCGTTCTGCTCGGCGCTGTTCTTCTGCTTCTATCAACTGCTGACCCGCAAGCTGGCCGAGCATGACAGCCCCACCACCAGCAACTTCTTCGCCGGGCTGTGCAACACCCTGGTGATGACGGCGCTGGTGCCGTTCTTCTGGCAGACCCCCGGGTTCTTCCATGGCGTGCTGATGCTGGCGCTGGGCGCCTGTGGCATGAGCGCCCACCTGTTCCTGACCCAGGCTTTTCGCCATGCGGCGCCGGCGCTGCTAGCGCCCTTCGGCTATTGCCAGATTGTCTTTGCCGGGCTACTGGGCTGGCTGTTGTTCGGCCATACGCCGACGCTGATCACCCAGGTGGGCATCGCCGTGATCTGCCTCAGCGGGCTGGCGGCGGCCTGGCAGCAACGCCGCCGCTGA